Proteins encoded by one window of Lepeophtheirus salmonis chromosome 3, UVic_Lsal_1.4, whole genome shotgun sequence:
- the LOC121115112 gene encoding LOW QUALITY PROTEIN: ribonuclease H1-like (The sequence of the model RefSeq protein was modified relative to this genomic sequence to represent the inferred CDS: deleted 1 base in 1 codon) has protein sequence MGKVKSGGYYAVARGRNMGIYNSWSECCSSVYGFSGARYKKFYNQAEAEKFVNEESAKEPGTGSLLNNFCRSHTSQINSQSQNEFSFDETKTVPYYAVAHGREVGIYASWSECHALVDGFDGARYNIFHNRVEAQNFLKEEAAKEPLTGENSNIFSSNQTPSINYKIGSAKTVPYYAIARGHKVGVFDSWSKCRSLVYGFVRPRYKKFFSREEAEKFVKEEAVKDTWTGRKSNKFRSKHIKSERGFSVDNTDWTYAEDKGYYMNEDGWVKAFTDGACSNNGRIGARAGIGVFFGINSGKNISQPVSRNNQTNNSAEIQAISQAIKRVKDDGLRKIVIYSDSKFAINSVEDWIPKWKKNGWKKSCGGHVKNKNDFCELEDIKEGMTVKFIHVRGHKGIKGNECADKLARKGAK, from the exons ATGGGTAAAGTTAAATCTGGTGGATATTATGCAGTTGCACGTGGGCGTAACATGGGTATATACAACTCTTGGTCAGAATGCTGTTCTTCAGTATACGGATTTAGTGGAGCAcgatataaaaagttttacaatcAAGCAGAAGctgaaaaatttgttaatgaAGAGAGTGCTAAAGAACCAGGAACTGGatcattactaaataatttttgcaggaGCCATACATCACAAATTAACTCACAAAGTCAAAATGAGTTTTCATTTGATGAAACAAAGACGGTCCCTTATTATGCAGTTGCACATGGGCGCGAAGTAGGTATATATGCTTCTTGGTCAGAATGTCACGCTTTAGTGGACGGATTTGATGGAGCACGATATAACATTTTTCACAATCGAGTAGAAGCtcaaaattttttgaaggaagaaGCCGCTAAAGAACCATTGACGGGAGaaaattccaatatatttaGCAGTAACCAAACTCCATCTATTAACTATAAAATTGGGTCTGCAAAGACAGTCCCTTATTACGCAATTGCACGTGGGCATAAAGTGGGTGTATTCGATTCTTGGTCAAAATGCCGTTCTTTAGTATACGGATTTGTTAGACCACGGTATAAAAAATTCTTCAGTCGAGAAGAAGCTGAAAAATTTGTGAAGGAAGAAGCTGTTAAAGATACATGGACAGGAAGAAAGTCAAATAAATTCAGGAGTAAGCATATAAAAAGTGAAAGAGGATTTTCTGTTGATAATACTGATTGGACTTACGCTGAAG atAAGGGGTATTATATGAATGAAGATGGATGGGTTAAAGCTTTTACAGATGGAGCTTGTTCTAATAATGGAAGAATAGGGGCGAGGGCAGGAATTGGTGTA TTTTTTGGCATTAATAGTGGAAAGAACATTTCACAGCCTGTCTCGAGAAATAATCAAACAAACAATAGTGCAGAAATTCAAGCTATATCTCAAGCTATCAAAAGAGTTAAGGATGATGGACTAAGGAAAATAGTCATCTATTCAGATTCTAAATTTGCGATAAATTCAGTTGAAGACTGGATCCCtaaatggaagaaaaatggTTGGAAGAAATCCTGTGGAGGACATGTGAAAAACAAGAATGATTTTTGTGAATTAGAGGACATAAAAGAAGGAATGACGGTTAAATTTATCCATGTTCGGGGTCATAAAGGTATCAAGGGAAACGAATGTGCGGATAAATTGGCTCGAAAAGGTGCAAAATAG